A region of Ornithodoros turicata isolate Travis chromosome 5, ASM3712646v1, whole genome shotgun sequence DNA encodes the following proteins:
- the LOC135396119 gene encoding uncharacterized protein LOC135396119 has product MPRCVFCFFDPHDIGDDEPSEENSPSSPDISPGTLHAHVERSHPYVDISFLPFFQTDSAFRGTVKAFVLLASVHDQGVEDLRQYLMNHLHNIIAILRAQRIPFRFCICSDVLMMKENRGDITAHIAHFMALAREVHSDGAIANTLMDAIQESTGRIENYQREGSGFVSTDVQKVQMCISAVKTKKFGCDGVLPTNLAKRRNVLTNIQLPARKEGECFKYNTLALLHPQQRNSWKKCENYAADYWWPSRFPVLFSDLDEFEVQNEISVYVYAYVDQGVHVSRPAKLEFEKKIHLLEVDEHFFGIKSLEHLLTTRSNHFVCERCTRSFVKEESMAKHRRLCTDINEILLEFCEPGKNFVEFTKIQYMQQYNYVVALDTESVLAPSGVGMQRHITSSFCAVLVRTHDSKVMRIRTHHGEDAAKQCVKALMEMRDEMIALNACPAAMVLSDEQQAKHRAATHCAYCKREFAEDLPRVRHHDHSKHCTAGETNYIATLCNPCNVTCTTREKLPIMVHNLSYDLAGLLREFHVLGWKRPPFIVASSMEKIRSFEIGTFLFRDTMQYLNSSLGDLVETVKSMGGAEALQCLKQVFGDDYKILLRKGVFPYSYLSSFAVYDELSLPEKSAFRNDLTGEDVSDEDYQYAVHVFEHFGCSSLRDYNTLYLKTDALLHADIMQHFRRLCYSARGLELLHCVSLASYSWQCALNYTNAKLELITDEEMYRTIESGVRGGLCQASRRHLRANNPLCSGYDPDQEEVYMSYIDCNNLYGFSMIKHLPAGDFEWVEDFSSVDFMHHPTDSEVGYVYVCDLEYPKSIHALTRYFPLAPEKAVVPKEWLSPFQRGLLEELMYQPANSKKLLLTCNDKVEYVVHYALLALYCRLGMRVTKIHRILKFRQAPFLRPYIEDNVARRVASSTTFEKNFYKLSNNAVFGRTLLNKFNMRDIRVAFDEETASRLGSRAECVRMEILSPDCVMYEMRKRKVRCDFPLQIGFTILELSKLTMYSFYYETLLSKLTCPVITCYFDTDSLILGLFCKDYEDQLRAIADDHLDLSSFDRDHPLYSEKNRGRLGAFKSETGSVPIEEVICLKAKMYSIKLAGEKQIARAKGVKKNIVRKHLLHETYHDTLFNHTSVSNEQVSIVGKKQCMYTIRNVKRSLMAYDDKRYLCNDIESYPYGSCEYEDVQEEN; this is encoded by the exons a tgcctagatgcgtgttctgcttttttgatcctcatgatatcggtgATGATGAGCCatcggaagagaattcaccatcttctccagacatttcacctggcacattgcatgctcacgtcgagcgatcacatccctatgtggacatttccttcctgcctttctttcaaactgatagcgcatttcgaggtaccgtcaaagcgtttgtgctattggcatctgttcacgatcagggagtagaggacttgcgacaatatttaatgaaccacctccacaatataattgctattttgcgagcgcaaagaataccctttagattttgcatttgttctgacgttctaatgatgaaagaaaatcgaggggatataactgcacacatagctcattttatggcgcttgctcgcgaagtccacagcgacggagctattgcaaatactttgatggacgcgattcaggagtccaccgggcgcattgaaaattaccagcgtgagggtagtgggtttgtatccaccgatgtccaaaaagttcaaatgtgtatttccgctgtgaaaactaaaaagtttggatgcgatggggtacttcccacaaatttggctaaacgcaggaatgtgttaacgaatatccaattaccagcacgcaaggagggtgaatgttttaaatacaatacactcgctctcctgcatccacagcaaaggaattcgtggaaaaaatgtgaaaattatgcagcagattactggtggccaagCCGCTTCCCTGTTTTATTCTCTGATCTGGATGAATTTGAAGTCCAAAACGAGATATCCGTGTATGTTTACGCCtatgtcgatcagggagtgcacgtgtcgcgacccgcaAAACTGGAattcgaaaagaaaattcatctcttggaggttgatgagcatttttttggaataaagTCCCTCGAACActtgttgacaacaagaagtaaccattttgtatgcgaacgctgcacacgctctttcgtgaaggaagagagcatggcgaaacatcgacgcctttgcacggACATAAATGAAATcctgttggaattttgcgagccgggaaaaaattttgtagagtttactaaaatacagtacatgcaacagtacaactatgtcgttgcgttggacactgagagcgtactcgcacccagtggtgttggcatgcaacgtcacattacctctagcttctgtgctgtgctcgtgcgtacccatgactcaaaggtgatgcgcattagaacacaccatggggaagatgcggcaaagcagtgtgtgaaggcactcatggaaatgcgtgatgaaatgattgccttgaacgcctgccccgctgcaatggtgttgagcgatgaacaacaggccaagcacagagctgctacccactgtgcatattgtaaacgggaattcgcggaagacctacctcgtgtccggcatcatgatcattcgaagcattgtactgcgggtgagacaaattatatcgcgacactgtgcaacccctgtaacgtaacgtgcactaccagagaaaaattgccgatcatggtccacaatttgtcttatgatctggctggactgttacgggaatttcacgttctcgggtggaagcgacctcccttcattgtggccagctccatggaaaaaattcgttccttcgaaattggtaccttcctcttcagagataccatgcagtacctaaattcgtcgttgggggacctcgtggaaaccgtcaagtCCATGGGGGGAGCCGAGGCGTTAcaatgcttgaagcaggtatttggagacgactacaaaattttgcttcgtaaaggtgtgttcccttacagttaccttagttcttttgcagtgtacgacgagttgagtctcccagaaaaatccgcttttcgaaatgatctaactggggaagatgtaagcgatgaggactaccagtacgctgtgcatgtatttgaacattttgggtgctcgagtttacgggattataacacattgtacctgaaaacggatgccctcttacatgcagacataatgcagcacttccgacgcctgtgctacagcgcacgcggattggaattgcttcattgcgtttctctggcatcctattcgtggcaatgcgcgttaaattatacgaatgcaaaattggaattgattaccgatgaggaaatgtacagaaccatcgaatcgggcgttagaggcgggctctgtcaggcgagcaggcgtcatttgcgtgccaataaccctctgtgtagcggctatgatcctgatcaagaggaggtgtacatgtcatacatagattgcaacaatctttacggatttagtatgataaagcacctccctgccggtgatttcgaatgggtcgaggattttagctccgtggattttatgcatcaccccacggattcggaggtggggtatgtgtacgtatgtgacttggagtatccaaaatctatccacgctctaacgcgatacttccccctggctcccgagaaggcagtcgtcccgaaggaatggctctcgccattccagcgagggcttctcgaagaattaatgtatcagcctgctaacagcaaaaagctgttgctcacgtgcaacgacaaggtcgagtacgtcgttcattacgcgttgctcgcactctattgtagattgggcatgagggtgacaaaaattcaccgaatcctaaaatttcgccaggcaccattcctgcgtccctacatcgaggacaatgttgccaggcgcgttgcctcgagcacaacgttcgaaaaaaatttctataaactctcaaataatgcggtattcgggagaacgcttttaaataaatttaacatgcgtgatattcgagtagccttcgatgaggagacggcgagtcgcctcgggagtcgggcagaatgcgtgcggatggaaattttgtccccagattgtgtcatgtacgaaatgcgcaaaagaaaagtgcgatgcgatttcccgctccagattgggtttacgattttagaactcagtaaattaaccatgtactcattctactacgaaactctgctgagcaagctcacttgtccggtgattacctgctactttgacacggattctttgatcctcggcctattctgcaaggactacgaagatcagttacgagcgatcgctgacgaccacttagatttgtcttcctttgatcgggatcatccactgtacagtgaaaagaatcgtggaagacttggggcattcaaaagcgaaactggtagtgtacctatcgaagaagtaatatgcttgaaagctaaaatgtactctatcaaactagctggagaaaagcaaattgcaagagctaaaggggtaaagaaaaatattgtacgcaagcacctcctccatgagacataccacgataccttgttcaatcacacgagcgtatcgaatgagcaagtgtcaatagttggaaagaaacagtgcatgtacaccatcagaaatgtcaaaagaagtctgatggcatatgacgacaagcgatacctctgcaatgacattgaatcctacccttacggaagctgtgaatatg aagatgtgcaggaagagaactga